Within Pseudomonas cichorii, the genomic segment CAATGAAGCACCCCAGCCAGAAGCCATGGGCCTGAGCACCCTGATGCTCAGCGCCTCATTTGCCGAAAAAGTGGACTGGCCCGGCATAGGCAAGACCTTCGCGTACTTCATGGGCGACCTGCTGGATATCTTCGGTGCCAGCGTCGTGGCGCAACTCAGCCGACTGTCAAACAGCAGCATAAAGATCAAGCTCGACCGGCTATTCACCCCGACCTTCAACACCCTCTCGACCCTCTCGACAAAGATGGCGGGCATCCGCCTGATGCCCATGGGCGAAGCACTGGCCGGCAACTATGTGGTGATCGGCGTTCAAGGCCCAGGCTTGCGCAGAGGCCTGACCGACAGCGAACGCAGCGAACTGACCCGCAAGAACTACCGCTACGCCACCCTGCACAGCCATTCCGGCGAAAACCTGGGCAGCACCAGCGCCAAAGGCCAAGGCAAGAACGCCCCGATGCTGCGTAATGTCACGGTGCTTGCCCTCCCTGAGGGCCATCCCGAACTGGCTCGCTACAGCAACTTTCGGGTGAACTTTGGAGCGCTGACGCAGGGGATGGAGAAGACCAAGGTGGTGCCTACGTCGATGGTGGGGTTTGCGGTTTTTAACTTGATGGTGCAGATAGAAGCGATTGAAGAGTTCAAAGCTAGTGAAGAAAGTTTTCGGGGAATTTTTGGAGCGGGCAGCGCTTTAGCTGATCTTGTTGCAGCACTAGGAGGACACAGCAAACTTCTCTTCGGTAAAACTATCCAAAACTATCTGACCAAACCGCGTATCAACGTAGCGGAAATCTCGTCCCGCTGGGCAAAAAACCTCGAAAAACAAACAGGCAGTCCCAAGCTGCCTCTGCTGCGCGCCTTTGGTGGCATAGCTACATTGCTTAGTGCAACAACAAGTGCTTGGGACGTCTATCGAAACTATCGCGATAGTAATTACGCGCTATCAGCAAGTTATGCAGCCATTACAGCGGGAAATTTAATATGGCTAGCCTATACCATAGGTCTTACCATCAACCCCATTGCACTTTTGATAGGGGCAGCACTGGTGATTGGCGGAGCAGTGCTTGCCAATATATTTGCTGACGATGCAATCGAGTTTGCCGTGCGTTATGGCCCCCTCGGTACAGACTCTGCCGCTGAAGATTCGCCTAAAGAATTTCTACACTTAAAAGATCCGCTCATTGCTTATCAGCAATTAACGGGGCTTCTAAGCGAACCCAAGATTAATGCAATGCGACTCGGCGACTGGCGCAGAAAAGCCCCGACACATCATCTTGAGGCACTGTTAAACGCCGACGAGCAACGCAAACGTCCGACAAATACACATATGCAAACCATCACACCCAACGCTCAAGTCCTGGACGATCAGGATTGGGTCGTGACCTTGAGTACTCCCCTACTGGGGATGCTCAGCAATAGCCCCCAACACTTTCAGTTGCTGGCCCATGAGTTTCAATCAAATATGGAAACCGGTATGGCCTTCACTGGCCAGCACTATCACTGGCAAACAGCGGGCAACCCGAAACTGGCGGCGGTACCACTGGATACGACCACCGTTCTATATGTCTTGCCCTCTTTCATTGAAACCACCTTTCCCATCAGCCGCACCGTCAGAACCGAAGGGCTGAAAATCAGTACCCAAATCGAGTTGCATGCAGAACCGGGCAGCCCACCGTTGCTACTTCCGCAACCCCACCCCAAAAAGTGGAAGCCTTTTATGCCTGCCCACCGCCGAGCACCCAATGGCAACCCAGAGAGTAGCCCTCCTCTGTATTGGCAGATCGAAACCATCGAGCACCGTATATGAACGCAAATATTGATACTCCCTACGCCAATAGCGCCTATCGCAGCGACAACAAAGGATCACTACCTCCACCAAGTTCGCATGCCCATCTCAACCGTAATGGCCTTTTCGACACCCATCTTGCGTTTGGTCATTACGCCGAGCTGGACCCGGCTACGGAAATCACTCTGCAACTGGAGTGCGAAGAACATCAGACTTATCAGAAGCAGGAAGAACGTGGTGAAAAACGGGAAGTGTATTTTGATGCAAAGCGCTGGCGCTTTCAAAACTCCAGTAAGATTCCACACCTGCTATTTTTATCCAAGCTAATGGCCTTCCCCTTCACATGGGCGCTTTGGGGTATGGGAACTTTCTATGCAGTTATTCTTGAACTGGCATATGGAAACGTGACGACTGAAATCACCGTCTTAATAGCCGCTCTATCAGTAGGTTTGATGTTTACCTCCCTCACCTTGTACATGACCGGAAAAGAAATCGTTCATTACATTCAGATTGCCGGACTCCTTATCTGCACAAGCCTTGTCCTCTGGCTAAAAGGCTCTCTCTTCGGCAACAGTGAAATGCATATTTCCTTCTGGCTGGGCACCTTCCTCTACTTCATGGGTGCCATCGGTTTCGATTGCCTGCTCTGGCTGCACAGCAAGGTCAGCCGCCACGACGGCAGTGAGTTCAATCGGGTAGACGGCATGGTGCGTTTCAAGCGGCGTTTCCGGCGTTTGTTTGTCGCGCCTTTCGAGGAATTCGATCCGGTGCTGACGCTGCTGCCCAGCGGTTACGGATCCCATGACTATACGATCACGCTGTATCACCGCTACACCAACAAGAAGATCTATCTGGCGACCAAGATGCATTCACTGGGGCTGGACAAGGCCAATACCCTGGCCTTCTGGGATTGCCTGCAACGCTATATGGACGTCACCCAACCGCTACCCGATTTACCGGTGCTGGAGCAAAGCCGCCATCTGGACCCGGTCACCGCCGCCCACGACGCCAGCACCGACCGCAACCCTCGCCGCTGGCGCGATCAGGCACTAACCGGCTGGAAAACCTCGGGAGAAAAGAAACTCAATGAGCAATTGCAGAGTTATCCGTGGCAGCAACAACCCTGCGTCATCAAGTCTCGCCTGAGCGAAGAACTCACCATCGAAGCCTGGTACCGCGCTCAGGAAGCCAAGGGCATTCAAGCGACGCCCAAGGCTGAGGACTTTGCGCGACGCGCTGATTACGACGAGTCACAGATATGAACGCCTACGCCAATAGCGCTTACCGCAGCGACAGCCAGGAACCACTGCCGCCACCGAGATCGCTTGCTCATATTAACCGTAATGGCCTGTTCAATACACACCTTGCCTTCGGTCATTACGCCGGGCTGGACTCGGCTACGGAAATCACTCTGCAGTTGGAGTGCGAAGAGCATCGGATCTATCAGACGCAAGAAGAAGCGGGCAAAAAACAGGAGGTGTATTGCGATGCAAAGCGCTGGCGCTTTCAGAACTCCAGCAAGATTCCGTACCTTTTATTTGTTTCTAAAATAATGAGCTTTTTCCTTATATGGGGTCCATGGAGCACATGGATTTTATCCCCAATCCCGGAGGAGCTTGGATATGGTGATCCAGATACAGCACTGACATTGTTAATAGCTCTTTTATCGACTGCACTAATGATTGGCTCCTTAGTTTTTTACATGACTGAAAACAAATATCTCCACCACGTTCAGATATCTGGTTTTTTTATCTGCGCAGCCATCGTCCTCTGGCTAAAAGGAACGCTCTGGGGCAGTAGCGAAATGCACATCGCCTTTTGGGGAGGCACCCTCCTTTACTTCATGGGTGCCATCGGCTTCGATTGCCTGCTCTGGCTACACAGCACCATCAGCCGCCATGACGGCAGCGAGTTCAATCGGGTAGACGGCATGGTGCGTTTCAAGCGGCGCTTTCGGCGTTTGTTTGTCGCGCCTTTCGAGGAGTTCGATCCGGTGCTGACGTTACTACCCAGCGGCTACGGCTCTCATGACTACACGATCACGCTGTATCACCGCTACACCAATAAAAAGATCTACCTGGCGACCAAGATGCATTCACTGGGACTGGATAAGGCCAACACTCTGGCCTTCTGGGATTGCCTGCAACGCTATATGGACGTCACCCAACCTCTGCCCGACCTTCCGGTGCTGGAACAAAGCCGCCATCTGGACCCCGTCACCGTCGCCCACGACGCCAGCACCGGCCGCAACTCACGTCGCTGGCGCGATCAAGCAATAACAGGCTGGAAAACTTCAGGAGAAAAGAAACTCAACGAGCAATTGCAACGCTATCCCTGGCAGCAACAACCCTGCGTGATCAAAGCCCGCCTGAGTGAAGAGCTCACCATCGAAGCCTGGTACCGCGCTCAGGAAGCCAAGGGCATTCAAGCGACGCCCAAGGCTGAAGACTTTGTGTCGCCGCCTGACTTTGAGAACGGCTAAGTGAAGACCTGCATCACTTGGCCGATTCGGTATGCCCTTTGGCCATAGCCACTACCACCTTGCGCTTGCCGGTAAACGGTGAGCGCGCATGGGCCGAGAGCATGTTGTCCAGCATCAGGACGTCGTTTTCCAGCCAGGGGAAACTGACGGCGCACTCATCGAGCACACCACGAACTTCGTCCAGCAGGCTTTCTTCGATGGCTGAGCCGTCGCCGTAGTAGACGTTGCGCGGCAGGTCTTCTTCGTCCACCACATCGAGCAGGGTTTCACGCACTTCCGGCTGCAGGTTGGAGATGTGGAACAGATGCGCCTGGTTGAACCAGACCATGTCCTGAGTTACCGGATGACGCGCTACTGCCTGGCAGATCTGCCGGGTGCGCAGTTCGCCGTCGTCTTTCCACTCGCATTGAATGTTGTGGGCGCGGCAGTAGGCTTCGACAACACTTTCGTCTTCGGTGTTGAACACCTGACTCCAGTCCACATCCAGGCCATTGCCGAAATTGCGCACGTACATGAGTTTCTTTTCGACGAAGCGATCACGAATGCGTGCCGGAATCCGGCGATAGATTTCACGGCTGTCGGCAATCGGGGTTTCACCGCCGGTTTCGGCAGCGATCATGCTGTAGAACCAGATGCGCATCGGCCATTCCAGGGTGTAAGCCTGCTCGTTGTGCAGGGGGATGCTCTGGTGGGCCGGGTATTCGGTGGAGGTGTAGACACCTTTGGTCACGTTGCTGCGCGGCGTTGAACCGAACTCATAGTTGAGCAACGGGTCGCCAAACCCGGCGGCGAATTCACGAAAGGCTTCCGCACCGCCGACATTGAAGCCGCGGAACAGGATCCCGCCGCTGCGGTAAAGATGTTCGGCAACCAGTGGTTTGAACTCGCCCAGGGCTTCCATCAAGTCCAGGCCCGGCTCGGGCGCCTCCACCAGCATGGGCAAGGTACCGGCCCCGGCCCGTAATGGCCGGATATTCAAACTCAACGCATGACTCATGATGACTCTCCCTTGATGGCAAAGCGTGCGAGCCCCAACGGCCTGACGCAACACCGACGTCCTGATTTAACGTACCCGGCCACCTGAAAATTAGGCCTTTCCCGCAGAAAGACAGCTCACATCCGCCTTTTGAAACATTTACTTTCATTTGGACGAAAGAAATAATTACATCATTTGCATTCTCATTCGTCTTTATTAGATGCAGCGGCAGCATCGGCCAAAAGCCATGACCGTATTTTTACAAAAAGGAGTCTGTGCCCTTCAAAAAATGGCCGCTCTGACACCGTGAATCGAGACCGTTCCCCCATGTCAAAGAAGTCCCGCTCAAAAATCTGGTTTCTCGTCCATAGCTGGCTGGCGCTGCCGATCTGGTTCTTTGTGCTGATCGTGTGCGTCACCGGCACGCTGGCGGTGGTCAGCAAGGAAATCATGTGGCTGGCCAACCCGGAGATGCGTGCCGTCAAGCCATCGGATGATGCGCCACGGCTCAGCTTCGAGCAGATCAGGGCCACCATAGAGCGTAACGAACCGAACCTGATCATCGGCACGATGATGCAGCCGGACGGTGAATATTTCGCCCTGAGCGTCAATGTCACCTACCCCGACGGGCGTTCGGTACCGGCCTATGTGAACCCTTACACCGGACTTATCCAGGGCGTCACGCCGGCCTTCGACTTCCGCCGATTCACCCGCGCCCTGCATGGCTGGTGGCTGGTGCCTTTCACCAACGGCTATTCCTGGGGCTGGTATCTGGTGTCGATACTGGGCCTGCCGATGCTGGTGTCGCTGATCACCGGGCTGGTGGTCTACA encodes:
- a CDS encoding TauD/TfdA family dioxygenase — translated: MSHALSLNIRPLRAGAGTLPMLVEAPEPGLDLMEALGEFKPLVAEHLYRSGGILFRGFNVGGAEAFREFAAGFGDPLLNYEFGSTPRSNVTKGVYTSTEYPAHQSIPLHNEQAYTLEWPMRIWFYSMIAAETGGETPIADSREIYRRIPARIRDRFVEKKLMYVRNFGNGLDVDWSQVFNTEDESVVEAYCRAHNIQCEWKDDGELRTRQICQAVARHPVTQDMVWFNQAHLFHISNLQPEVRETLLDVVDEEDLPRNVYYGDGSAIEESLLDEVRGVLDECAVSFPWLENDVLMLDNMLSAHARSPFTGKRKVVVAMAKGHTESAK